The following nucleotide sequence is from Carnobacterium viridans.
AAAACGAATTCCCAAATACAAGTGTTTTTGGGAACTGATTTTTGTAGAAAGAAAAACAATCAAAAATCCTTATATAATCAACTTACCTAGGATTACCAAAATCAATGTCCATAATCATTACCAAATACCCTTACATTTAAATGCGTAAATGATATAATAAAAAAGAGTTATATTATACAAACTAATCTATGAATTTATTTCAATATATTATATAGAAGGATTAGTGTTAAGGAGTGAAATGATGAAAATTGCTTATGCTAGAGTATCGACAGACAAACAAGAACTTCATCGTCAACTAGATGCTTTAGAAAAAGTTGGTTACGATAAACTTATACAAGAAAAATTTACCGGTACGCAAAAGAAACGCGCTGGACTAGATAGCTTATTTAATACTGTTCGTTCAGGTGATACAGTTATTATTGAATCGATTAGTCGTTTAGGTAGAAAAACGCTAGATATTTTGTCTACGGTTGAAGAACTTAAAGAGCAAGGAGTAGAAGTTATTTCGTTAAAAGAGAATTTAGATACTTCTACTCCAACTGGCCAGGCCATGTTTCAGATGATGGCTGTAATTGCTCAATTGGAACGTGATTTAACGGTACAGCGAGTGAATGAAGGTTTAGCATCAGCTAAAGCACGTGGCGTGAAGCTTGGTAGACCGACAATGGATAAACAAAAAGTAACAGATGCTTTACGCTTATATGATTCAGGACATTATTCGGTTAAAGATATCATCCGAATCACTGGTATCTCTCAAGGATCATTATACCGAAAGATAAAAGAAAGAGATTCCAAACAACTTTCATCTGACATTAAGTACAAAGTAAAAGAAACTGAAGATTAGAGCTATTGAGCTACTATCCTTCAGTTTCTTAACTTGAAATATTTATTTTTAATTAACTAAAATGATTGTAAGTGACTTAATGCTTTTTATCTTGATATTTTTTTAAAGTTTCTCCTGCTTTTGATTTTGCTGGTTTGCTAAGAAAAGACGCTCTACCAAAAGAAATGGATTTTAACCAAATCGATTAATTCTTTATTTCTTCAGTAGCTTCAAGAAGGAACCAAATCCCAGTAAAATCTTTACAGTATCAGACACCGCTAGAAGTATTTCTGAGTTACATTAATAATGTGTGAACTGCCTAACTTAATTTGACAAACAAAGTAATTTATAAAATAGTTACCTCTTTTTCCCACTAAATTTATTTAAAGAGAATATTATGAATATTTTAGGGTTTCTTATTTAGATGATAGGAAGTATTGCAACAATTAGTTTTTAGTTATGAGCTTTGTAAAAAAAGACAAAAGTTTTATGAAGAAAGCAACAATATCTTTTATCGTTGAAACCATTGGACTTTTTTACTTGTTTCCAGCACCAGTTTAGAAAATCCAAAAAAAGAAGTATCTCCTAAAAAAAATTCAGTGGAGCATTCTGAGGCGATTGAAAAACATAAGTTGTTTTAATATCAAATTGGTCTTTTAAATATTTTCCAAGAAAAAGTATCTTATGTTGAATTATTAGCAACTCAAGGCGTTGATTCTTTTTTAACTTTTGCTGAATCTATTTTAGGTAAAGAAAGTAAAAGGATAATAACTTTTCACAATATGGATCAAGGAAAACTAAAACACTCTAAGAACTAATAAATTTAATAGGTTCTTTTTTTAACTTACTATTGCTGGAGAAAGGGTCCACCACAAACCAATTCCGATGCTGCTCAAAAGTAAAGGAACAAAATCTGGATTCGAAAATAAATTCAACATCACTAAAACTCCTTCACTCACTTTTCCGTTTTTTACCACCATTACTTAAATATAAACATAGAGGTATTCCCCATAAAGCACTTTGACTCCTTTATTATTTATTATCTTAAAACTATCTGTTCTGCTCTAATATTTTTTTTAGTTATCAACTCGTTTCTATTTGTCCTTATTTGTTTGACTTTGTTTGTTTTTAATGATACGTTTTACTATGTAGAGTTTTAATTTATTAACCCTTAACTTTAATTGTGAGCGCATTCGAAAAAGACCAGTGTAAAGATTAGAATAAATAAAGCTTCACTAATGGTCTGCTTATATTGATCTTAGACTGTTATCCTAGTAGGTTATTTTTAAAAAATCTATCAGTATTTTAAACTAAACGAGGAGGACTTTAAGTGATTACTATTGAAAATGATTATTTATCCATTGCTATCAAAGAAAAAGGAGCAGAGTTGGCAAAAGTTTACAATAAAGTAGACACTTTTAACTACTTATGGACCGGAGATAGCCAATACTGGGGAAGACATGCTCCTGTGTTGTTTCCAATTATAGGTAAGCTGAACCAAGACACGTATACTATCGGTCAAAAAGAATACACAATGAGTCAACACGGTTTTGCTAGAGACTTTGATTTCGAATTGATCAGCAAAAGCGACGATCATGCGCTATTTTGTCTATCAGATAATGAGCAAACTCAAAAAATGTATCCTTTTAAATTTAAATTGGAAATCAATTATGTATTAGAAGGGAAAAAGCTTTCTGTTCAATACACTGTTGAAAACCTTAGTGAGACAAACAAATTGCCTTTCGCTTTAGGTGCTCACCCAGGGTTTAATGTTCCTTTAAATGATGAAGGTGGCTTTTCTGATTATAACTTATCCTTTGAACCTGATTTAAAAAACCCAGTCCAAGTCTTAGAAATTGATGATGGTCCTTTCCCATTTATTACAGGAAATAATAAAAATTTGACCTTAGTAAAAGATAACGTCCTCAATTTAGAGTACACAACTTTCGACAATGGACTGCTAATTATTGATGAAGCAATCAAGACTGTTACCTTATCTAGCAAACTTTCTAAAAGCAGTATTACATTAGAAGTAAGTGACTTTCCTTATTTAACGTTATGGACACTTGAAAATAAACAAGCTCCATTTTTATGCATTGAACCTTTTTATGGATTACCTGATAAAGTAGGTAAAATGGGCAATTTGTATGATAAAAAAGGCAACTGTATTTTAGCTCCTTTGGATACTAAAGAAATGCAGTTTTCAATGATCTTTGAGTAGAATATTTTATCTATTCAAATAGTTATTTTAGAACAAATTTTAAAATAAAAACCATTACTCACTTCATTTTAAATTCATTATTAAATAGGGTTAAGTACTATTAATTCTCCGATTAAACCAACTTTAATACCATCTGCTATTTTATCTGTTCTTGTTTCATGTACGAATTGAAATTTATTTTTTTTAACGATTGCTTTATTTTTACTTTCAAAATTATCTTCAAGTGGTTCATTTG
It contains:
- a CDS encoding recombinase family protein is translated as MKIAYARVSTDKQELHRQLDALEKVGYDKLIQEKFTGTQKKRAGLDSLFNTVRSGDTVIIESISRLGRKTLDILSTVEELKEQGVEVISLKENLDTSTPTGQAMFQMMAVIAQLERDLTVQRVNEGLASAKARGVKLGRPTMDKQKVTDALRLYDSGHYSVKDIIRITGISQGSLYRKIKERDSKQLSSDIKYKVKETED
- a CDS encoding aldose 1-epimerase family protein; the encoded protein is MITIENDYLSIAIKEKGAELAKVYNKVDTFNYLWTGDSQYWGRHAPVLFPIIGKLNQDTYTIGQKEYTMSQHGFARDFDFELISKSDDHALFCLSDNEQTQKMYPFKFKLEINYVLEGKKLSVQYTVENLSETNKLPFALGAHPGFNVPLNDEGGFSDYNLSFEPDLKNPVQVLEIDDGPFPFITGNNKNLTLVKDNVLNLEYTTFDNGLLIIDEAIKTVTLSSKLSKSSITLEVSDFPYLTLWTLENKQAPFLCIEPFYGLPDKVGKMGNLYDKKGNCILAPLDTKEMQFSMIFE